From Sinorhizobium sp. B11:
AAATACCGGTTCCTGCCTTCGGCTGCTTTGCCGCCGGATATTCCACAAGGTCCCGTTGCCATCGCCGACATGGCGAACGCTTTCGGCGTCACGCACAGGACATTGCATTTCTACGAAGAGAAGGGCCTGATTTCCGCAAACCGCATCGGCCTGATGCGCGTTTACGATCAGGATGACGTCATGCGTATGGCGGTCATCACCGTTTGCCGCGAAACCGGCATGCCGATCGCGGTCATACAGGAGCTGATGGAGGTCCTGCGCAGCGCAGTCTCACAGGAAGAGGCCGAGTCGATCTTCCGCGAGGCCCTTTCCCAGCGCAAGCGCGAGCTGACGGCCGAGATGTCGACCTTGCACCGGCAGTTGCAGCAGGTGAGCGATCTTCTCGAATATGACAGCAGTCTCGACTTGCCACCGATCAACGACA
This genomic window contains:
- a CDS encoding MerR family transcriptional regulator, producing the protein MPDGSKRLFAAAGIASEARSKYRFLPSAALPPDIPQGPVAIADMANAFGVTHRTLHFYEEKGLISANRIGLMRVYDQDDVMRMAVITVCRETGMPIAVIQELMEVLRSAVSQEEAESIFREALSQRKRELTAEMSTLHRQLQQVSDLLEYDSSLDLPPINDNRDPASLTDQERQCLELMSEGYSTQRIARALDLKHEEARGLEANIILKFHANNRFQAIAKAVLLGIVQA